In a single window of the Nocardioides sp. L-11A genome:
- the dnaJ gene encoding molecular chaperone DnaJ, with translation MSQDPYELLGVGRDADADTIKKAYRKLARQLHPDVNPDPESQERFKQVTAAYEVLSDPDKRAAYDRGGDPFGGGFGGQGAGFSFTDIMDAFFGGNAGGAGGGRGPRPRVRRGQDALIRIEVELAEAAFGVSRELKVDTAVRCTTCGGEGAAPGSHPVPCETCRGAGEVAHVQRSFLGEIRTLRPCAACRGFGTVIPDPCRECAGDGRVRSRRTLTVKIPAGVDNGTRVQLSEQGEVGPGGGPAGDLYVEIHVAPHEVFERHGNDLHCAVSVPMTAAALGTTIELPTLEADLPASEDVERFFDLQIPPGTQSGHQVVLRGRGVPGLRGGRGDLAVTIGVDTPTRLDPRQEELLRELAAIRGEERPTGDVRPAHKSVFGRLRDAFSAH, from the coding sequence GTGAGTCAGGACCCCTACGAGCTGCTCGGCGTCGGTCGCGACGCCGACGCCGACACCATCAAGAAGGCGTACCGCAAGCTCGCCCGCCAACTGCACCCCGACGTCAACCCCGACCCGGAGAGCCAGGAGCGGTTCAAGCAGGTCACCGCCGCCTACGAGGTGCTGTCCGATCCCGACAAGCGAGCCGCCTACGACCGCGGGGGCGATCCCTTCGGTGGCGGCTTCGGTGGCCAGGGCGCCGGCTTCTCCTTCACCGACATCATGGACGCCTTCTTCGGCGGCAACGCCGGCGGCGCGGGCGGCGGCCGGGGACCCCGGCCGCGGGTGCGCCGCGGCCAGGACGCGCTCATCCGGATCGAGGTGGAGCTCGCCGAAGCCGCCTTCGGCGTGTCCCGCGAGCTCAAGGTCGACACCGCCGTGCGCTGCACGACCTGTGGCGGCGAGGGTGCCGCGCCGGGCAGCCACCCGGTGCCCTGTGAGACCTGCCGGGGCGCGGGCGAGGTCGCCCACGTGCAGCGGTCCTTCCTCGGCGAGATCCGCACCCTGCGTCCCTGCGCCGCCTGCCGCGGCTTCGGCACCGTGATCCCCGATCCCTGCCGCGAGTGCGCGGGCGACGGCCGAGTCCGCTCCCGGCGTACCCTCACCGTCAAGATCCCCGCCGGCGTCGACAACGGCACCCGGGTCCAGCTCAGCGAGCAGGGCGAGGTCGGGCCGGGCGGCGGCCCCGCCGGCGACCTGTACGTCGAGATCCACGTCGCCCCGCACGAGGTCTTCGAGCGGCACGGCAACGACCTGCACTGCGCGGTGTCGGTGCCGATGACCGCGGCCGCGCTCGGGACGACGATCGAGTTGCCCACGCTCGAGGCCGATCTCCCGGCCAGCGAGGACGTCGAGCGGTTCTTCGACCTCCAGATCCCGCCCGGCACCCAGTCCGGCCACCAGGTGGTGCTCCGCGGCCGCGGCGTCCCCGGCCTGCGCGGCGGGCGAGGCGATCTCGCGGTCACCATCGGGGTCGACACCCCGACCCGGCTGGACCCCCGCCAGGAGGAGCTGCTGCGCGAGCTGGCCGCGATCCGTGGCGAGGAGCGGCCCACCGGCGACGTCCGGCCGGCACACAAGTCCGTGTTCGGGCGGCTCCGCGACGCGTTCAGCGCACACTGA
- a CDS encoding 16S rRNA (uracil(1498)-N(3))-methyltransferase: MTLPQHLVPSLDGVRAGDAVTVEGDEAHHAVVVRRLRVGERLSLADGLGRVATAEVSATAKRAFTVLVAAVEDHAEPRPSVTVVQALPKGERGELAVEVLTEIGVARIVPWAAARSVAVWKGERVAKSHAKWRATAREAAKQARRAWHPEVVPLASTDEVAALVAGVDVAVVLHEDATEPLTALALPSDGELLVVVGPEGGLTDEEVARLVAAGAVSVRLGAEVLRTSTAGVAAVAALLSRTSRWA, encoded by the coding sequence ATGACCCTCCCGCAGCACCTGGTCCCGTCGCTCGACGGCGTGCGGGCCGGTGACGCCGTCACCGTCGAGGGCGACGAGGCGCACCACGCCGTCGTCGTACGCCGGCTGCGGGTGGGGGAGCGGCTCTCCCTCGCCGACGGGCTCGGCCGGGTCGCCACCGCGGAGGTGAGCGCCACCGCGAAGCGCGCGTTCACCGTCCTGGTCGCCGCGGTCGAGGACCACGCCGAGCCGCGTCCCTCGGTCACCGTCGTCCAGGCACTGCCGAAGGGCGAGCGCGGCGAGCTGGCCGTCGAGGTGCTCACCGAGATCGGCGTCGCCCGGATCGTGCCCTGGGCGGCCGCCCGCAGCGTCGCGGTCTGGAAGGGCGAGCGCGTCGCGAAGTCGCACGCGAAATGGCGGGCCACCGCCCGCGAGGCGGCCAAGCAGGCGCGCCGGGCCTGGCACCCGGAGGTGGTGCCGCTGGCCTCGACGGACGAGGTCGCCGCGCTGGTCGCGGGCGTCGACGTCGCCGTCGTGCTCCACGAGGACGCCACCGAGCCCCTCACCGCCCTCGCACTGCCGTCCGACGGCGAGCTGCTGGTCGTGGTCGGGCCCGAGGGCGGGCTCACCGACGAGGAGGTGGCCCGGTTGGTCGCCGCCGGCGCGGTGTCGGTCCGGCTGGGCGCCGAGGTGCTGCGCACCTCCACCGCCGGGGTCGCCGCCGTCGCCGCGCTGCTGTCCCGTACCTCCCGCTGGGCCTAA
- a CDS encoding DUF3097 domain-containing protein: MDRYGTDVLSGDWKVPKRGRAVETPADVGLVVEEVTTDWCGEIVAVDRDLDTVTLEDRRMKRRTFPLGTGFLLEGRPVILTAPVTRAAPAKATRTASGSIAVHDAKARVARASRIFVEGRHDAELVEKVWGDDLRIEGVVVEYLGGVDDLADHLRDFRPGPDRRVGVLVDHLVTGSKESRIAQNIMRSPVGKDVLIVGHPFIDIWQAVKPSRLGFAAWPTVPKGIDWKKGTCQQLGWPHRDQADIARAWKHILGGVRGFQDLDPALLGRVEELIDFVTLV, translated from the coding sequence GTGGATCGCTACGGGACCGACGTGCTGTCAGGGGACTGGAAGGTCCCGAAGCGGGGCCGCGCCGTGGAGACCCCCGCCGACGTCGGCCTGGTTGTCGAGGAGGTCACCACCGACTGGTGCGGCGAGATCGTCGCCGTCGACCGCGACCTCGACACCGTGACGCTGGAGGACCGGCGGATGAAGCGGCGCACCTTCCCGCTCGGGACCGGCTTCCTGCTCGAGGGCCGGCCGGTGATCCTGACGGCCCCGGTGACCAGGGCCGCGCCCGCGAAGGCGACGCGGACGGCGAGCGGGTCGATCGCCGTCCACGACGCGAAGGCGCGGGTGGCGCGGGCCAGCCGGATCTTCGTCGAGGGCCGGCACGACGCCGAGCTGGTCGAGAAGGTGTGGGGCGACGACCTGCGGATCGAGGGAGTGGTGGTGGAGTACCTCGGCGGCGTCGACGACCTCGCCGACCACCTGCGCGACTTCCGGCCTGGACCCGACCGCCGCGTCGGCGTCCTCGTCGACCACCTGGTGACCGGTTCCAAGGAGAGCCGGATCGCGCAGAACATCATGAGGTCGCCGGTCGGCAAGGACGTGCTCATCGTCGGCCACCCGTTCATCGACATCTGGCAGGCGGTGAAGCCGTCCCGACTCGGGTTCGCGGCCTGGCCCACGGTGCCCAAGGGCATCGACTGGAAGAAGGGCACCTGCCAGCAGCTCGGCTGGCCGCACCGCGACCAGGCCGACATCGCCCGCGCGTGGAAGCACATCCTCGGCGGCGTCCGCGGCTTCCAGGACCTCGATCCCGCGCTGCTCGGGCGGGTCGAGGAGCTGATCGACTTCGTGACGCTGGTCTGA
- a CDS encoding MBL fold metallo-hydrolase encodes MPAFTEVADRVWVRRVPSYDVNLTVVGGERGLVVVDTLASAAEARAAIAAIGDLRAGAVVAVVNTHDHFDHVLGNATFRQRYDDPPVHATEDAAARTDPAAPPADQTFSSAAVIDLGDRQVELVHPGRGHTAGDLVVRVPDADVLLVGDLVEESAPPSLGTDSWPLDWPQSLDLVLGLLTPGSVVVPGHGRVVDRRFVEEQCDDLRAVAETIRDLATRGVPEAEAHGAAEWPFPAEALHHAIARGYAQLPRARRQLPLA; translated from the coding sequence GTGCCGGCTTTCACCGAGGTCGCGGACCGGGTCTGGGTCCGCCGCGTCCCGTCGTACGACGTCAACCTGACCGTCGTGGGGGGTGAGCGCGGCCTCGTGGTGGTCGACACCCTGGCCTCCGCCGCCGAGGCCCGCGCCGCGATCGCGGCGATCGGCGACCTGCGCGCCGGGGCGGTGGTCGCGGTCGTCAACACCCACGACCACTTCGACCACGTGCTCGGCAACGCCACCTTCCGCCAGCGGTACGACGACCCGCCGGTGCACGCGACCGAGGACGCCGCCGCCCGCACCGATCCCGCGGCACCGCCGGCCGACCAGACCTTCTCCAGCGCGGCGGTGATCGACCTCGGCGACCGGCAGGTGGAGCTGGTCCATCCCGGTCGCGGTCACACCGCCGGCGATCTGGTCGTCCGGGTCCCCGACGCCGACGTGCTCCTCGTGGGCGACCTGGTCGAGGAGTCCGCACCACCGTCGCTCGGCACGGACTCATGGCCCCTCGACTGGCCGCAGTCCCTCGACCTGGTCCTCGGCCTGCTGACGCCCGGCTCGGTGGTCGTGCCCGGCCACGGCCGGGTCGTCGACCGGCGCTTCGTCGAGGAGCAGTGCGACGACCTGCGCGCGGTGGCCGAGACGATCCGCGACCTCGCCACCCGCGGGGTCCCGGAGGCCGAGGCGCACGGGGCGGCCGAGTGGCCGTTCCCCGCCGAGGCGCTGCACCACGCGATCGCCCGCGGCTACGCCCAGCTGCCCCGCGCCCGGCGCCAGCTGCCGCTCGCCTGA
- the hrcA gene encoding heat-inducible transcriptional repressor HrcA, with the protein MQEDRRLAVLRAIVEDYVATEEPVGSKALVERHHLNVSPATIRNDMAALEEEGYLHQPHTSAGRVPTDKGYRLFVDRLSTVKPTSSAERRAIAGFLEGAVDLDDVVHRSVRLLAQLTRQVAVVQYPTLSRSTVRHIEVVALTPARLLLVLILSSGRVEQRLVELDADIDDDQLGTLRSRINLAATGEVIADAAAALDALVRDDTGATTASPPTVAVVETLVEAMSDHRSDERVVVGGTANLARFGDSFETSVRPLLEALEEQVVLLKLLGEATSGGAVTVRIGAEGPIQELASTSVVATGYGPDDALAALGIVGPTRMDYPGTMAAVRAVARYVSRILDES; encoded by the coding sequence ATGCAGGAGGACCGCAGGCTCGCCGTCCTGCGCGCGATCGTCGAGGACTACGTGGCGACGGAGGAGCCGGTCGGCTCGAAGGCGCTGGTCGAGCGCCACCACCTCAATGTGTCCCCGGCGACCATCCGCAACGACATGGCGGCGCTCGAGGAGGAGGGCTACCTCCACCAGCCGCACACGAGCGCCGGGCGGGTGCCGACCGACAAGGGCTACCGGCTCTTCGTCGACCGGCTGTCGACGGTCAAGCCCACCTCCTCGGCCGAGCGTCGCGCCATCGCGGGCTTCCTCGAAGGTGCCGTCGACCTCGACGACGTCGTGCACCGCTCGGTGCGCCTGCTCGCCCAGCTGACCCGCCAGGTCGCGGTCGTGCAGTACCCCACCCTGTCGCGCTCCACGGTGCGCCACATCGAGGTCGTCGCTCTCACGCCGGCCCGCCTGCTGCTGGTGCTGATCCTCAGCTCCGGCCGGGTCGAGCAGCGCCTCGTCGAGCTCGACGCCGACATCGATGACGACCAGCTCGGCACCCTGCGCTCCCGGATCAACCTCGCCGCCACCGGTGAGGTGATCGCCGACGCCGCCGCCGCGCTCGACGCGCTGGTCCGCGACGACACGGGCGCGACCACCGCCTCCCCGCCCACGGTCGCCGTCGTCGAGACGCTGGTCGAGGCGATGAGCGACCACCGCTCCGACGAGCGGGTGGTGGTGGGCGGCACCGCCAACCTGGCCCGCTTCGGCGACAGCTTCGAGACGTCGGTGCGCCCGCTGCTCGAGGCGCTGGAGGAGCAGGTCGTGCTCCTCAAGCTGCTCGGCGAGGCCACCAGCGGCGGCGCCGTCACAGTCCGGATCGGCGCCGAGGGCCCGATCCAGGAGCTGGCGTCCACCAGCGTCGTCGCCACCGGCTACGGCCCTGACGACGCGCTGGCCGCGCTCGGCATCGTCGGCCCCACCCGCATGGACTACCCCGGAACGATGGCGGCGGTGCGCGCGGTCGCGCGCTACGTCTCCCGCATCCTCGACGAGAGCTGA